One region of Colius striatus isolate bColStr4 chromosome 4, bColStr4.1.hap1, whole genome shotgun sequence genomic DNA includes:
- the CHRAC1 gene encoding chromatin accessibility complex protein 1, whose product MAARLSGGENRLVSLPLSRIRVIMKSSPEVSSINQDALFLTAKATELFVQYLATYSYKHGRGKEKNALTYSDLSHTAEECETFQFLADILPKKILASKYLKMLEKEKRDGEVGEDDGENEEEEDEDEAVVDGDVGS is encoded by the exons ATGGCGGCGCGGCTGAGCGGCGGCGAGAACCGTCTGGTGTCGCTGCCCCTGTCGCGGATCCGCGTGATCATGAAGAGTTCGCCGGAGGTCTCCAGCATCAACCAGGACGCGCTGTTCCTCACCGCTAAAGCCACG GAGCTCTTTGTTCAGTATTTGGCCACATACTCCTACAAACATGGCAGAGGCAAGGAGAAGAATGCTCTAACTTACAGTGACCTGTCTCATACTGCAGAAGAGTGTGAGACCTTTCAGTTCCTTGCAG ATATCTTGCCAAAGAAGATCCTAGCTAGCAAATACCtaaaaatgcttgaaaaagaGAAGCGAGATGGAGAAGTGggggaagatgatggagagaatgaggaggaggaggatgaagacGAAGCTGTTGTTGATGGAGATGTTGGATCTTAA